In Solanum pennellii chromosome 3, SPENNV200, a single window of DNA contains:
- the LOC107015098 gene encoding alpha/beta hydrolase domain-containing protein 17B → MGGVTSSMAAKLAFFPPNPPSYRVVTDQLTGLLLLDTFPHRENVDVLKLPTRRGNEILAIYIRYPMATTTLLYSHGNAADIGQMYELFIQLSIHLKVNLMGYDYSGYGQSSGKPSEQNTYADIEAAYKCLEESYGAKQEDIILYGQSVGSGPTADLAARLPRLRAVILHSPILSGLRVMYPVKRTYWFDIYKNIDKIPLVKCPVLIIHGTSDEVVDCSHGKQLWELCQEKYEPLWLKGGTHCDLELYPEYIRHLKKFVSTVEKPPSQRNLSRKSVDRPEQSRKSTDCYEIPRKSTDRREKPRKSTDKPEKLKNYDYKYANDDKISKLRMSFDQVERSRRSVEFFEKPRRSIDQQMEKARKSVDWLDRIRAG, encoded by the exons ATGGGTGGGGTAACCTCCTCCATGGCGGCCAAGTTGGCTTTCTTCCCACCTAATCCGCCTTCATACAGGGTTGTTACTGATCAACTTACTGGTTTGTTGCTGCTTGATACTTTTCCTCACCGGGAAAATGTTGACGTTTTGAAGCTTCCTACTCGAAGGGGAAACGAGATCCTCGCAATTTATATTCGTTACCCTATGGCTACTACCACTTTACTTTACTCACACGGAAACGCTGCTGATATTGGACAGATGTATGAGCTTTTTATTCAGCTTAGCATCCATCTGAAAGTCAATCTCATGGG GTATGACTACTCTGGCTATGGACAGTCATCTGGCAAG CCAAGTGAGCAGAACACTTACGCCGATATTGAAGCTGCATACAAGTGTCTTGAAGAGAGTTATGGCGCAAAGCAGGAAGATATAATCCTTTATGGACAATCTGTTGGAAGTGGTCCCACCGCGGACCTTGCTGCTCGTTTGCCTCGACTTAGAGCAGTTATTTTGCATAGTCCAATCCTGTCAGGCTTAAGGGTCATGTATCCTGTCAAACGCACATATTGGTTTGACATTTATAAG AACATTGACAAGATCCCATTGGTTAAATGCCCTGTCCTGATCATTCAT GGCACTTCTGATGAAGTTGTTGACTGCTCCCATGGGAAACAGCTATGGGAGTTATGCCAGGAAAAATATGAACCATTATGGCTCAAAGGGGGAACACATTGCGACTTAGAACTATACCCCGAATACATTAGACATCTGAAGAAGTTTGTATCTACAGTTGAAAAACCACCTTCTCAGAGAAACTTATCAAGAAAAAGTGTTGACAGGCCTGAACAATCACGGAAGAGTACAGACTGTTATGAAATTCCAAGAAAAAGCACTGATCGGAGGGAGAAACCAAGAAAAAGCACTGATAAGCCGGAAAAGTTGAAAAACTATGACTACAAGTATGCTAATGATGATAAAATTTCGAAGTTAAGGATGTCTTTTGACCAAGTAGAGAGGTCTAGGAGGAGCGTGGAATTCTTTGAGAAGCCTCGAAGAAGCATCGACCAGCAAATGGAAAAAGCACGAAAAAGTGTGGACTGGCTAGATAGAATAAGAGCTGGTtga